In Wolinella succinogenes DSM 1740, a single genomic region encodes these proteins:
- a CDS encoding CopD family protein — MLYTYLLILHVMAVMSWMAVMFYQPRLYVYHREHYENEGFVEVVKIQEYKLYKYIGLPAFWASLGSGVGMIILNNALLEQSWMWLKLAVLVLLTLFSFSMEYYRVKLLSNPTLHDGQFFRAYNEVPTLLSILIVAFVIAKDEMLWFSLGVLLFFGGVIYQIATLKKHAQTSLKESK; from the coding sequence ATGCTTTATACCTATCTCTTGATTCTTCATGTGATGGCAGTGATGTCATGGATGGCAGTGATGTTCTATCAGCCAAGACTCTACGTCTATCACAGGGAGCATTATGAAAATGAGGGCTTTGTGGAGGTGGTGAAGATCCAAGAGTATAAGCTTTATAAATATATTGGACTACCCGCTTTTTGGGCGAGCCTAGGGAGCGGTGTGGGGATGATTATCCTCAATAACGCTCTTTTGGAGCAGTCTTGGATGTGGCTAAAGCTTGCTGTTTTGGTGCTACTCACCCTCTTCTCCTTTAGCATGGAGTATTATCGTGTGAAGCTTCTCTCCAATCCAACTCTGCATGATGGGCAGTTTTTTCGTGCATACAATGAGGTGCCCACTCTTCTATCGATTCTAATTGTTGCTTTTGTGATTGCCAAAGACGAGATGCTTTGGTTCTCTTTGGGGGTGCTTCTCTTTTTTGGTGGAGTGATCTATCAAATCGCTACCCTTAAAAAGCACGCTCAAACCTCTTTAAAGGAATCTAAATGA
- a CDS encoding tetratricopeptide repeat protein: MKLKIVILSALALATLQAGFIKEGMEAKEGGDHQKLVEIYEKACNEGKASGCYNLGVLYEEGSGNVVKDVKKAIGLYEKACKADFSSACYNLGVLYIKGVDVKQDINRAKELYEKACKADDDIACNSLGLLYANGSGVAQDYQKASELYSRACQSGNLYACNNLGFLYNEGRGVDRDYKKASEHYQKACNGGLAMGCDNLGLLHASGKGVAKDYKKAAQLHEKACQNGYEKGCNNLGILYAEGRGVELNQDRARELFKQSCEKGLQVGCENGRLLDSPHVKP; encoded by the coding sequence ATGAAATTGAAAATAGTCATCCTCTCAGCCCTCGCCCTTGCAACGCTTCAGGCGGGATTCATCAAAGAGGGAATGGAAGCCAAAGAGGGGGGCGACCATCAAAAACTAGTCGAGATCTACGAAAAAGCGTGCAATGAAGGTAAGGCTTCGGGGTGCTATAACCTCGGTGTGCTTTATGAGGAGGGAAGCGGAAATGTCGTTAAGGATGTGAAAAAAGCGATAGGGCTTTATGAGAAGGCTTGTAAGGCGGACTTCTCCTCAGCGTGCTATAACCTCGGCGTGCTTTACATCAAAGGGGTTGATGTTAAGCAAGATATTAATAGAGCCAAAGAGCTATATGAAAAAGCGTGTAAAGCGGATGATGATATCGCTTGCAATAGTTTAGGGCTTCTCTATGCCAATGGCTCAGGAGTGGCTCAAGATTATCAGAAGGCGAGCGAGCTCTATAGTCGAGCTTGCCAAAGCGGGAATCTCTATGCCTGCAATAATCTAGGCTTCCTCTATAACGAGGGGCGGGGTGTGGATCGAGATTATAAAAAGGCGAGCGAACATTACCAAAAAGCCTGCAATGGAGGCCTAGCCATGGGTTGCGATAATCTTGGGCTGCTCCATGCTTCGGGCAAGGGAGTGGCCAAGGATTACAAAAAAGCCGCTCAGCTTCACGAAAAGGCTTGCCAAAATGGCTATGAGAAGGGGTGTAATAACTTAGGGATTCTCTATGCAGAAGGCAGAGGCGTAGAGCTTAATCAAGATAGGGCTAGAGAGCTTTTTAAGCAGAGCTGCGAGAAGGGATTGCAGGTGGGATGTGAGAACGGACGCCTTCTTGATTCTCCTCATGTAAAGCCCTAA
- a CDS encoding nitrous oxide reductase accessory protein NosL — protein sequence MLKKILGLCFLFLSLGWSAEMFQSVPKEKATLIQEGEAKQYCPNCGMDLVKFHKTNHAHQNRQYCSMHCLVEEFDGEEVEGVKVVDTKNLGFIDALKAFYVVGSSAPGTMSAVSQYAFVSEADAKEFQGERGGQIVSFKEAYAMAKERMKEDQERIKSKREQSVYGVGEKLYKNGCETINPNLFSTIAELKVALQKSCRLESEGQYQMVAIYLWDHKGEPTSAAVEKINVPKEAKCPICGMFVAKYPHWAATIESPEKSFFFDGVKDMMKFIFLQKKAFDKIYVSDYYTLKKIEAKKAFYVVGANVYGPMGAELIPFEKQSEALSFMKDHNGRRVVKFEEIDEKLVEGL from the coding sequence ATGTTGAAGAAGATTTTAGGATTGTGCTTTTTGTTTTTGAGTCTAGGATGGTCGGCGGAGATGTTCCAAAGCGTGCCCAAGGAGAAAGCAACCCTGATTCAAGAGGGAGAGGCGAAACAATATTGCCCTAATTGCGGGATGGATTTGGTGAAGTTTCACAAGACCAATCACGCCCACCAAAATCGTCAATATTGCTCTATGCACTGCTTGGTGGAGGAGTTTGACGGAGAAGAGGTGGAGGGGGTAAAGGTGGTGGACACCAAAAACCTCGGGTTTATCGATGCACTCAAAGCCTTTTATGTGGTGGGGAGCAGCGCGCCTGGAACGATGAGCGCGGTGAGCCAATATGCGTTCGTGAGCGAGGCAGATGCCAAAGAGTTTCAAGGTGAGCGAGGGGGTCAGATTGTCTCCTTCAAAGAGGCCTACGCCATGGCTAAAGAGAGGATGAAAGAGGATCAAGAGAGAATCAAAAGCAAGCGTGAACAGAGCGTCTATGGAGTGGGCGAGAAGCTCTACAAGAATGGATGCGAGACGATCAACCCCAATCTCTTTAGCACGATTGCTGAGCTCAAGGTGGCACTCCAAAAGTCGTGTCGCTTGGAATCAGAGGGTCAATATCAGATGGTGGCGATCTACCTTTGGGATCACAAAGGAGAGCCTACAAGCGCTGCCGTAGAGAAGATCAATGTCCCCAAAGAGGCAAAGTGCCCCATATGTGGAATGTTTGTGGCGAAGTATCCCCATTGGGCAGCCACGATTGAGTCGCCCGAAAAGAGCTTTTTCTTTGATGGGGTCAAAGATATGATGAAATTCATTTTTTTACAGAAAAAGGCTTTTGACAAAATCTATGTCAGCGATTACTACACGCTCAAAAAGATAGAGGCTAAAAAGGCTTTTTATGTAGTCGGGGCGAATGTTTATGGTCCCATGGGGGCGGAGCTGATCCCCTTTGAAAAGCAGAGCGAGGCGCTCTCTTTTATGAAAGATCACAATGGCCGGCGCGTGGTGAAGTTTGAAGAGATTGATGAGAAGCTCGTGGAGGGATTGTGA